In a genomic window of Bordetella petrii:
- a CDS encoding DUF932 domain-containing protein produces the protein MQLASRFASRSPSLRSDYPLSDDQIHRVAPSIFADAPHESRSQRYAYIPTAAVLTELRKEGFQPFMVTQTRVRDEGKREHTKHMIRLRHTSQINGAEANEIVLLNSHDGTSSYQMLAGMFRFVCSNGLVCGDTVADVRVPHKGDVAGQVIEGAFEVLRGFERVKESRDLMRGITLDDGEAEVFARAALALKYDPTDNKPAPITESQILMPRRFEDRRPDLWSVFNRTQENLTKGGLSGRSANGRRQQTRPVQGIDSDVRLNRALWMLADGLRQLKA, from the coding sequence ATGCAACTCGCATCCCGTTTCGCTTCCCGCTCCCCCTCGCTGCGCAGCGACTACCCGCTGTCCGATGACCAGATTCACCGTGTAGCGCCGTCCATCTTCGCGGACGCGCCGCATGAAAGCCGTTCGCAGCGGTACGCCTATATCCCCACCGCCGCCGTGCTGACCGAGCTTCGCAAAGAAGGGTTTCAGCCCTTCATGGTGACGCAAACCCGCGTGCGCGATGAAGGCAAGCGCGAGCACACAAAACACATGATTCGCCTGCGCCACACCAGCCAGATCAACGGCGCGGAAGCTAACGAAATCGTGTTGCTGAACTCGCACGACGGCACGAGCAGCTATCAGATGCTGGCCGGCATGTTCCGGTTCGTGTGCAGCAATGGCCTTGTCTGCGGTGACACCGTGGCCGATGTGCGCGTACCCCATAAGGGCGACGTGGCGGGCCAAGTCATCGAAGGCGCGTTCGAGGTGCTGCGCGGTTTCGAGCGTGTGAAGGAATCCCGCGACCTGATGCGCGGCATCACCTTGGACGATGGCGAGGCCGAAGTCTTCGCACGCGCCGCGCTGGCCCTCAAGTACGACCCCACCGACAACAAGCCCGCGCCCATCACCGAATCGCAAATCCTGATGCCGCGCCGGTTTGAAGACCGCCGCCCTGACCTGTGGAGCGTGTTCAACCGCACGCAGGAGAACTTGACCAAGGGCGGACTGTCCGGGCGCAGCGCCAACGGACGCCGCCAGCAGACCCGCCCTGTGCAGGGCATTGATTCCGATGTGCGGCTCAATCGCGCCCTCTGGATGCTGGCCGATGGCCTGCGCCAGTTGAAAGCCTGA
- a CDS encoding DUF2840 domain-containing protein: protein MTASTPPVTAPAAVAATAALAAPIGQPASAPLTRVALAYIEARFKLYLRFGEPARAHQLDRWRRSAVFLPGALFCRVRWQSNDFGTVRWQLMVMQACTPLDAAQRIPGVQPGARLLLHAEGDGQVRAVLERIDAIEALGVAPIAVSPAYWRTLANRLAARLPLPEYTAERHAAWLTGRALP from the coding sequence ATGACCGCATCCACTCCACCAGTCACCGCGCCTGCCGCTGTCGCGGCCACGGCTGCACTGGCTGCGCCTATCGGCCAGCCTGCCAGCGCGCCGTTGACGCGCGTCGCGCTCGCCTACATCGAGGCCCGTTTCAAGCTCTACCTGCGCTTCGGCGAACCCGCGCGCGCGCACCAGCTCGACCGCTGGCGGCGTAGCGCGGTGTTCCTGCCGGGCGCGTTGTTCTGCCGCGTGCGCTGGCAGTCCAACGACTTCGGCACCGTGCGCTGGCAGCTCATGGTGATGCAAGCCTGCACACCGCTGGATGCGGCGCAGCGCATCCCCGGCGTGCAGCCGGGCGCGCGCCTGCTACTGCACGCCGAGGGCGACGGGCAAGTGCGCGCCGTGCTGGAACGCATCGACGCCATCGAGGCGCTGGGCGTCGCGCCCATCGCCGTCTCGCCCGCGTACTGGCGCACGCTCGCCAACCGGCTCGCCGCGCGCCTGCCGCTGCCCGAATACACCGCCGAGCGGCACGCCGCCTGGCTGACCGGGAGGGCGCTGCCATGA
- a CDS encoding helix-turn-helix domain-containing protein, with amino-acid sequence MQKRTVQRGRPAGSTTHDAELAHAFGAAVRALRMERGIAQESLAHQAGIERSHMGKIERGEHMPTLAIIFKIAGALECSTAVLMSEAESQLAAAAQP; translated from the coding sequence ATGCAGAAGCGAACCGTCCAGCGCGGCCGACCGGCCGGCTCCACCACCCACGACGCCGAGCTGGCTCACGCCTTCGGCGCGGCGGTGCGTGCGCTGCGGATGGAGCGCGGCATCGCGCAGGAATCGCTGGCGCACCAGGCCGGTATCGAGCGCTCCCACATGGGCAAGATCGAACGCGGCGAGCACATGCCCACGCTGGCGATCATTTTCAAGATAGCTGGCGCGCTCGAATGCAGCACGGCCGTGCTGATGAGCGAGGCTGAAAGCCAGCTCGCAGCAGCGGCCCAGCCGTAG
- a CDS encoding DUF2326 domain-containing protein produces the protein MKLSKLYSNKPDVFEPVDFAPGLNVVMAEIRLPENRNKDTHNLGKTTLGRLLDFCFLAGKDPKFFLFKHFDLFKDFVFFLEIELEDGSFITIRRSVEDATKIAFKQHEAGHQDFSALALAEWGHRDVPFERARELLDGLLDWRALKPWSYRKALGYLLRSQEDFREVFQLRKFASKHADWKPFLAHLLGFDAKLIADHYAKEHELAKKQETAQTIKNELGGSVEDISKIEGILLLKQKDAEKKQVLLDAFDFRAQDKDRTKKVVDEVDERIAALNSERYSLSQNRKKVQASLQEDQILFSPDEAQRLFGEAGVLFQGQIKKDFQQLIAFNRAITDERRGYLQEEFAEIEGELKRVNAELNALGKKRSEMLSFLSGTDVFTKYKQLSDEMVTLRADITSLEHQKGHLHRLQELRAEIRSLTEERDHLQARIEADVDKQNSDQASPFSTIRVFFSEIVEEVIDRKALLSVAINQVGHLDFKAEILDGSGNATSADLGHTYRKLLCVAFDMAVLRAHLSEKFPRFVYHDGVLESLDDRKKENLLTVVRRYADLGLQPVITLIDSDLPVRAEDDAPVFTAGEIVVTLHDEGDRGRIFKMRGW, from the coding sequence ATGAAGCTATCTAAACTCTATTCAAACAAGCCGGATGTGTTCGAGCCCGTGGACTTTGCTCCTGGGCTGAACGTCGTCATGGCTGAAATTCGTCTGCCGGAGAATCGAAACAAGGACACCCATAATCTTGGGAAGACCACGCTGGGGCGTCTTTTGGATTTTTGCTTCCTGGCAGGCAAAGACCCTAAGTTCTTCCTCTTCAAGCATTTTGACTTGTTCAAGGATTTCGTTTTTTTCCTTGAAATTGAACTGGAAGACGGCTCTTTCATCACGATCCGACGCAGCGTAGAAGACGCAACCAAGATTGCCTTCAAGCAGCATGAAGCAGGCCACCAGGACTTTTCGGCTTTGGCGCTCGCAGAATGGGGACATCGGGACGTTCCTTTTGAACGCGCACGCGAACTGCTTGACGGCCTGCTCGACTGGCGTGCTCTCAAGCCGTGGTCGTACCGGAAAGCGCTTGGTTACCTGCTGCGTTCGCAAGAGGATTTTCGTGAAGTTTTCCAACTTCGCAAGTTCGCCTCTAAACACGCCGACTGGAAGCCATTCCTTGCACATCTTCTGGGCTTCGATGCCAAGCTGATCGCTGACCACTATGCGAAAGAGCACGAACTCGCCAAAAAGCAGGAGACAGCGCAAACCATTAAAAATGAACTAGGAGGCTCGGTCGAGGACATCAGCAAAATTGAAGGCATTCTTCTGCTCAAGCAAAAAGACGCAGAGAAGAAGCAAGTGCTGTTGGATGCTTTCGATTTTCGCGCCCAAGACAAAGATCGCACCAAAAAGGTGGTTGATGAAGTCGATGAGCGAATTGCCGCGCTGAATTCGGAACGTTATTCCTTGAGTCAAAACAGGAAGAAGGTGCAAGCATCGTTGCAGGAAGATCAAATCCTTTTCAGTCCCGATGAGGCGCAGAGGTTGTTTGGCGAAGCCGGCGTGTTGTTCCAGGGGCAGATCAAGAAAGATTTCCAGCAGTTGATTGCTTTCAATCGGGCCATCACGGATGAGCGCCGTGGCTATCTCCAAGAGGAGTTCGCGGAAATCGAAGGTGAGCTGAAGCGGGTGAATGCAGAATTGAATGCGCTAGGAAAAAAGCGCTCGGAAATGCTCTCCTTCCTGAGCGGAACGGATGTTTTCACCAAGTACAAACAGCTCTCGGATGAGATGGTGACGTTGCGCGCGGACATCACATCGTTGGAGCACCAGAAAGGCCACTTGCATCGCCTCCAGGAGTTGCGCGCTGAGATTCGATCCTTGACGGAAGAGCGCGACCATTTGCAAGCGCGGATCGAAGCCGACGTGGATAAGCAGAACTCGGATCAGGCAAGCCCGTTCTCCACGATCCGCGTTTTCTTCAGCGAAATTGTTGAGGAAGTCATTGATCGCAAGGCACTGTTGAGCGTGGCGATCAACCAGGTAGGTCACCTGGACTTCAAAGCGGAAATTCTTGATGGATCGGGCAACGCCACCAGTGCTGACCTGGGGCACACATACCGCAAGCTGCTGTGTGTCGCTTTCGATATGGCCGTGCTGCGAGCACACCTGAGCGAGAAGTTCCCACGCTTTGTGTATCACGACGGAGTGTTGGAGTCGCTGGATGACCGCAAGAAAGAGAATTTGCTGACGGTTGTACGTCGCTATGCAGATTTGGGATTGCAGCCGGTCATCACGCTGATCGACTCAGATTTGCCTGTACGTGCAGAAGATGATGCCCCTGTTTTTACAGCAGGCGAAATCGTCGTCACGCTGCACGATGAGGGCGATCGAGGCCGAATTTTCAAGATGAGAGGGTGGTAA
- a CDS encoding DUF736 domain-containing protein translates to MANIGTFTADKDGFTGTLRTLTLNVKVKLVPNDKGDNEKAPDFRLQAASHDIGAAWKKTSEAGREYISMTLDDPSFPATVYARLIEGEDGTHDLIWSRSKPQTA, encoded by the coding sequence ATGGCCAACATCGGCACCTTCACCGCAGACAAAGACGGCTTCACCGGCACGCTTCGCACCCTGACGCTCAACGTCAAGGTCAAGCTGGTGCCCAACGACAAGGGAGACAACGAGAAGGCCCCGGACTTCCGCCTGCAGGCCGCCAGTCACGACATAGGCGCGGCGTGGAAGAAGACCAGCGAGGCCGGGCGCGAGTACATCTCCATGACCCTCGACGATCCTTCGTTCCCGGCCACGGTCTACGCCCGCCTGATCGAAGGCGAGGACGGCACGCACGACCTGATCTGGTCGCGCAGCAAGCCCCAGACGGCCTGA
- a CDS encoding DUF2285 domain-containing protein yields MVNPHHVAHWYPTAAYLYILGLDMLALAWEYLRRHPDYRLDWMRHRRRSQAAQHAALRWGLRLLEDPALDARDAHPAWLPGNAAVVQLHPDHDPPPDAAVFAFWRIPGHKQLLHDGKGLALIVRSPGHCSRFALAPGLEDGMAVVHAHRGSGDGGAAAPARCHAPVPDAALAHAMPRPPPAALLELHTLQALDATLAGASLREVGEGLFGADAVADWYSDGGLRSKVRRLVRRGDALMRGGYRRLAQLAPLEKGRFDKDAKRP; encoded by the coding sequence ATGGTCAACCCTCATCACGTTGCCCACTGGTATCCCACCGCCGCCTATTTGTACATCCTGGGATTGGACATGCTGGCGCTGGCCTGGGAGTATCTGCGCAGGCATCCCGATTACCGGCTCGACTGGATGCGCCACCGTCGCCGGTCACAGGCCGCACAACATGCGGCGCTGCGCTGGGGCTTGCGCCTGCTGGAAGACCCTGCCCTGGATGCGCGCGACGCGCACCCGGCCTGGCTGCCCGGCAATGCCGCCGTGGTGCAGCTCCATCCCGATCACGATCCGCCGCCGGATGCGGCCGTGTTCGCGTTCTGGCGCATCCCTGGCCACAAGCAACTGCTGCACGACGGCAAGGGACTGGCGCTGATCGTGCGCAGTCCCGGCCATTGTTCGCGCTTCGCGCTCGCTCCGGGTCTGGAGGACGGCATGGCGGTCGTCCATGCTCATCGCGGAAGTGGTGACGGCGGCGCTGCTGCGCCTGCCCGCTGCCATGCGCCCGTGCCGGACGCCGCGCTGGCCCATGCCATGCCCAGGCCACCTCCTGCCGCACTGTTGGAGCTGCACACCTTGCAGGCGCTCGACGCGACCCTGGCGGGTGCGTCCTTGCGCGAAGTGGGCGAAGGGCTGTTCGGTGCCGACGCCGTGGCCGACTGGTACAGCGACGGCGGGCTGCGCTCGAAGGTGCGCCGCCTGGTGCGGCGCGGCGATGCGCTGATGCGCGGCGGCTATCGCCGCCTAGCACAGCTTGCGCCGCTTGAGAAGGGTCGTTTTGATAAGGACGCAAAACGACCCTGA
- a CDS encoding ParB/RepB/Spo0J family partition protein, producing MNATTQTEARAVNAAAAVPLEAADPTKNLILVPLSRLVLRPTGRNVRKTPRMSIPELAASIQRVGLLQNLIVIASADGEHYEVVAGGRRLAALKLLAKKHRIGKEWEVPCLLVADGTARTASLTENVQREAMHPADQFEAFAALVMEGRPIEDIAADFSVTPLVVQRRLKLANVSPRLMADYRADAVSLDQLMALAITDDHAAQESAFYDAPQWQRHPSHLRERLTEREIDAYRHPLVRFVGLETYEAAGGGIRRDLFAEDDAGVYLTDAALLERLAQDKLAGIAATVRAEGWAWVDATPGVTHADLHAFQRAPRERREPTKREAQRIEKLQSKMQELAAAIDDALDADDEDKADALQEEGEAVGEQLQALEDGLQDYSPNVKAAAGAIVTIDRNGEAVIHRGLLREAEAKALRTLERLRQGFSGEDAANDEEGEDDEAPKTAAVSDRLAQRLSAHRTAALQIEVARHPHVALAALVHGMVQTVLQESRYGLSRDSLPLGVGLKVQDRLEGMAPDWPESPAAVALRELQQVAGEALPEDSAELFAALLAKPQDELVRLLAVCVASTVDVVTPHATPQQPGAELAQAVGLDMAAWWQPTAEGYFKHVSKAVILDAVGAFAPESVTRLAKLKKADIASEAERLADGTGWMPAIFKAASPQEAAQDEGPEQDAPEDAAAMADEPAETLAA from the coding sequence ATGAACGCCACTACGCAAACCGAAGCCCGCGCCGTCAATGCCGCCGCCGCTGTCCCGCTGGAAGCCGCCGACCCGACCAAGAACCTGATTCTGGTTCCGCTGTCGCGGCTGGTGCTGCGCCCCACGGGCCGCAACGTGCGCAAGACCCCGCGCATGTCCATCCCCGAACTGGCCGCGAGCATCCAGCGCGTGGGCCTGCTGCAAAACCTGATCGTGATCGCATCCGCCGATGGCGAGCATTACGAGGTGGTCGCGGGTGGCCGTCGCCTCGCCGCGTTGAAGCTGCTGGCGAAGAAACACCGTATCGGCAAGGAATGGGAAGTGCCTTGCCTGCTGGTGGCCGATGGCACGGCCCGCACCGCCAGCCTCACCGAGAACGTGCAGCGCGAAGCAATGCACCCGGCAGACCAGTTTGAAGCCTTCGCGGCACTGGTGATGGAGGGCCGACCCATCGAGGACATTGCGGCGGATTTCTCCGTCACGCCGCTGGTGGTGCAGCGCCGCTTGAAGCTGGCGAATGTTTCCCCGCGTCTGATGGCTGACTATCGGGCCGACGCCGTGAGCCTTGACCAGTTGATGGCCCTTGCCATCACCGACGACCACGCAGCGCAGGAAAGTGCGTTCTACGATGCACCGCAGTGGCAGCGCCATCCCTCGCACTTGCGCGAACGCCTCACCGAGCGCGAAATCGACGCCTACCGGCATCCGCTGGTGCGCTTCGTCGGACTGGAAACCTACGAGGCCGCAGGCGGTGGCATCCGCCGTGACCTGTTCGCGGAAGATGATGCGGGTGTGTATCTGACGGATGCCGCACTGCTGGAACGGCTGGCGCAAGACAAGCTGGCAGGCATCGCCGCCACTGTCCGCGCCGAGGGGTGGGCGTGGGTGGATGCCACGCCGGGCGTGACCCATGCCGACCTGCACGCCTTCCAGCGTGCGCCGAGGGAACGGCGCGAGCCGACCAAGCGCGAAGCGCAGCGCATCGAGAAGCTGCAATCCAAGATGCAGGAACTGGCCGCAGCCATAGATGACGCGCTGGACGCCGACGACGAGGACAAGGCCGACGCCTTGCAGGAGGAAGGAGAAGCCGTTGGCGAGCAGTTGCAGGCTTTGGAAGATGGCTTGCAGGACTACAGCCCGAACGTGAAGGCCGCAGCCGGTGCCATCGTCACCATCGACCGCAACGGCGAGGCCGTGATTCATCGCGGCCTGCTGCGCGAAGCCGAGGCGAAAGCGCTGCGCACGCTGGAAAGGCTGCGCCAAGGGTTCAGCGGCGAGGATGCCGCGAACGATGAGGAAGGCGAAGACGACGAAGCGCCCAAGACCGCCGCCGTGTCCGACCGGCTGGCGCAGCGCCTGAGTGCGCATCGCACTGCCGCGCTGCAAATCGAAGTCGCACGGCATCCGCATGTCGCTCTGGCCGCGCTGGTGCATGGCATGGTGCAGACCGTCTTGCAGGAAAGCCGCTACGGCCTCAGCCGTGATTCTCTGCCGCTGGGCGTGGGCCTGAAAGTGCAAGACCGGCTGGAAGGCATGGCCCCGGACTGGCCGGAATCGCCCGCCGCCGTGGCACTGCGCGAACTGCAACAGGTGGCGGGTGAAGCCTTGCCGGAGGACAGCGCCGAGCTGTTCGCCGCGCTGCTGGCGAAGCCGCAAGACGAACTGGTGCGACTGCTGGCCGTGTGCGTGGCGTCCACGGTGGACGTGGTGACGCCTCACGCCACGCCGCAGCAACCGGGCGCGGAACTCGCGCAGGCCGTGGGGCTGGACATGGCCGCATGGTGGCAGCCGACCGCAGAAGGCTACTTCAAGCACGTTTCCAAGGCCGTGATTCTGGATGCCGTGGGCGCGTTTGCACCGGAATCCGTCACCCGGCTGGCGAAGCTCAAGAAGGCCGACATTGCCAGCGAGGCCGAGCGGCTGGCCGATGGCACGGGCTGGATGCCCGCCATCTTCAAGGCCGCAAGCCCGCAGGAAGCGGCGCAGGACGAAGGCCCGGAGCAGGATGCCCCGGAGGACGCCGCGGCAATGGCGGATGAACCCGCCGAGACGCTGGCCGCTTGA
- a CDS encoding DUF2958 domain-containing protein: MNRLITEDERRQLLAHGQARARGEAIDPLPVARLFTPYAHLIWLLAALDPVDGDTAWGLIDLGLGMPELGSVKLSDLASIVGPRQQPVMRDRYFQAARPLSEYLRLAQENGSILD; the protein is encoded by the coding sequence ATGAACCGACTCATCACCGAGGACGAGCGCAGGCAGTTGCTGGCCCACGGCCAGGCTCGCGCCCGTGGCGAGGCCATCGACCCGCTGCCCGTGGCGCGGCTATTCACTCCGTACGCGCATCTCATCTGGCTGCTGGCCGCGCTCGATCCTGTCGATGGCGATACGGCCTGGGGACTGATCGACCTGGGGCTGGGGATGCCCGAACTGGGCTCCGTGAAGCTGTCCGATCTGGCATCCATCGTCGGGCCGCGCCAGCAGCCCGTGATGCGGGATCGGTATTTCCAGGCAGCGCGCCCGCTGTCGGAATATCTGCGGCTGGCCCAGGAGAACGGTTCCATCCTCGATTGA
- a CDS encoding helix-turn-helix transcriptional regulator: MRPAPLRPAATVSTAAAQPQRYLTNDEAAEYLRLSPRTLEKQRVIGGGPRFRKFGRRVMYAVADLDAWAADRSFETTSDPEYAEHHSADNRAR, encoded by the coding sequence ATGCGTCCTGCTCCCTTGCGGCCTGCCGCCACTGTCTCGACCGCTGCCGCGCAGCCCCAACGCTATCTCACCAACGACGAAGCCGCCGAATACTTGCGCCTGTCGCCGCGCACGCTGGAAAAGCAGCGCGTGATCGGCGGCGGCCCGCGCTTTCGCAAGTTCGGCCGGCGCGTCATGTACGCCGTGGCCGACCTCGATGCCTGGGCTGCCGACCGCAGCTTCGAGACGACCTCCGATCCCGAATACGCCGAGCACCACTCGGCTGACAACCGTGCGCGCTGA
- a CDS encoding ribonuclease HepT family protein, with protein sequence MNKEHRPHGKAPTAWEADILKIRAFEMVLILFYMEDLRRFIMGSIEATDKLHGLNRLSDGKPKTREGKKLELARAVLVSEGVIDQAESDELKELVDYRNIIGHTIHDLTVDVGAYSDLTRQRDPKTFKPMPLYDYTAAKRAKALRQKVSKGMMKKFMMMASLDFLAFEAAEKTYVAEIERLKKRVNRGIVKANKVIAETNRIMKAIPESVMESAQPGHPRNVKENGTLSKRGVECVFQLFEAQATPLAAAYLMRISQRSATHWFAKWKASKA encoded by the coding sequence ATGAACAAAGAACATCGTCCGCATGGCAAGGCTCCTACCGCATGGGAAGCCGACATTCTCAAAATCCGGGCCTTTGAGATGGTGCTGATCCTTTTCTACATGGAAGATTTGCGGCGCTTCATCATGGGCTCCATCGAGGCGACCGACAAACTGCATGGGCTGAATCGGCTGAGTGATGGCAAACCCAAGACCAGGGAAGGCAAGAAGCTGGAGCTGGCCCGCGCCGTGCTGGTTTCCGAAGGGGTCATTGACCAGGCGGAGAGCGATGAACTCAAGGAATTGGTGGACTACCGCAACATCATTGGGCACACGATCCATGACCTGACCGTGGATGTGGGAGCCTATTCTGATCTGACCAGACAGCGAGACCCCAAGACCTTCAAACCGATGCCTTTGTATGACTACACGGCAGCCAAGCGGGCCAAGGCGCTGCGGCAGAAGGTGAGCAAAGGCATGATGAAGAAGTTCATGATGATGGCGTCGCTCGACTTCCTGGCCTTTGAAGCGGCGGAGAAGACCTACGTTGCGGAGATCGAGCGGCTGAAGAAGCGGGTCAACCGAGGCATCGTGAAGGCCAACAAGGTGATTGCGGAAACGAATCGCATCATGAAGGCCATCCCGGAGTCGGTCATGGAATCGGCCCAGCCCGGCCACCCGAGGAACGTCAAGGAAAACGGAACCTTGAGCAAGCGCGGCGTGGAGTGCGTTTTCCAGCTCTTTGAAGCCCAAGCAACCCCGTTGGCTGCGGCTTACCTGATGAGGATTTCGCAGCGCTCGGCCACGCATTGGTTTGCCAAGTGGAAGGCCAGCAAGGCGTAG
- the parA gene encoding ParA family partition ATPase, whose translation MIVALLNQKGGVGKTTLATHIAGELAMRGQHVVLLDADPQGSSLDWTQRRSQQGLPRLFSAVGLARETLHQEAPELARRADHVVIDGPPRIAALARSALLAAERVLIPVQPSPYDLWASAEMVALIREAQVFRPLLRAAFVINRRVSTTVIGREARQALADQPLPALRAEVHQRIVFADSVAAGRLARETAPDSAAAREITALVDELLRWTT comes from the coding sequence ATGATCGTCGCGCTGCTCAACCAGAAAGGCGGCGTGGGCAAGACCACGCTCGCCACGCACATCGCCGGCGAGCTGGCGATGCGCGGCCAGCACGTTGTGCTGCTGGACGCCGACCCGCAGGGTTCATCGCTGGACTGGACGCAACGCAGAAGCCAGCAAGGCTTGCCACGGCTATTCAGCGCGGTGGGCCTCGCACGCGAAACGCTGCATCAGGAAGCCCCGGAGCTGGCACGCCGCGCCGATCACGTCGTCATCGACGGGCCGCCGCGCATTGCCGCCTTGGCGCGCTCCGCGCTGCTGGCGGCCGAGCGCGTGCTGATCCCGGTGCAGCCCAGCCCCTATGACCTGTGGGCCAGCGCCGAGATGGTGGCGCTGATCCGCGAGGCGCAGGTGTTCCGGCCGCTGCTCCGCGCGGCCTTCGTCATCAACCGGCGCGTCAGTACCACCGTGATCGGGCGCGAAGCGCGCCAGGCGCTCGCCGACCAGCCGCTTCCTGCGCTGCGCGCGGAAGTGCATCAGCGCATCGTGTTCGCCGACAGCGTGGCCGCTGGCCGGCTTGCACGCGAGACGGCACCGGACAGCGCCGCCGCGCGGGAAATCACCGCGCTGGTGGACGAACTGCTGCGGTGGACGACATGA
- a CDS encoding ABC-three component system middle component 8: MMLRPTKHSHPDRTVINVSLLLLSRLKDRRVDEYDVLRKFAKKHVVGGDVLFLPALNFLYLMGLVEYRPKTDAVEYVGPNEAI, from the coding sequence ATGATGCTGCGGCCAACCAAACACTCACATCCTGATCGCACAGTTATTAACGTTTCTCTGCTGCTCCTGTCGCGACTGAAAGATCGTCGTGTCGATGAATACGATGTGCTGCGCAAATTTGCGAAGAAGCACGTCGTGGGTGGCGATGTACTTTTCCTGCCCGCGCTCAACTTTCTCTATTTGATGGGCTTAGTTGAATATCGCCCCAAGACTGACGCAGTGGAATACGTGGGGCCAAATGAAGCTATCTAA
- a CDS encoding DUF2958 domain-containing protein — MNNALITDEQRIVLLANGRESLENPDFDPAPVVKLFTPDAGATWLLTEIDPDDHDHAFGLCDLGLGMPEIGWVSLGELATVRGGLGLPIERDLSFRAEKRLSAYARDARLAGRIVV, encoded by the coding sequence ATGAACAACGCACTCATCACTGACGAGCAGCGCATCGTGCTACTGGCCAACGGCCGCGAATCCTTGGAGAACCCGGACTTCGATCCGGCCCCCGTGGTCAAGCTGTTCACGCCGGACGCCGGTGCGACCTGGCTGCTGACCGAGATTGATCCCGATGACCACGACCACGCCTTTGGCCTTTGCGACCTGGGCCTGGGGATGCCGGAAATCGGCTGGGTCAGTTTGGGCGAGCTGGCAACGGTGCGTGGCGGGCTGGGCCTGCCGATCGAGCGTGACCTGTCGTTCCGCGCCGAGAAGCGCTTGAGCGCTTATGCGCGCGATGCGCGGCTGGCCGGGCGGATCGTTGTCTAA
- a CDS encoding replication initiator protein A, with amino-acid sequence MSSTALPSRQRPLQEREQLDLFRALPSDMAPRDSQDLMAYPFFSLGKSKRVKPIDFRAGKVTIRVEGTAEHGIATIWDADVLIWAASQIVEAKDAGLRPSRLIRATPYEILRFIGRGKSLRDYQRLKAALDRLQSTTVATSIRETTGRRLHRFSWINEWKELADASGTPLGIELILPDWFYTGVLDAALVLTIDPAYFRLTGGIERWLYRLVRKHGGKQAYGWQFDFRYLHQKSGSTAKPYDFACDLRTLVARQSLPGYVLGIERMPDSGAELLTFRPVPHTARG; translated from the coding sequence ATGTCCAGCACCGCGCTGCCGTCCCGGCAGCGGCCGTTGCAGGAGCGCGAACAGCTCGACCTGTTCCGCGCCTTGCCCAGCGACATGGCGCCGCGCGACAGCCAGGACTTGATGGCCTATCCGTTCTTCTCGCTCGGCAAGTCCAAGCGGGTCAAGCCCATCGACTTCCGTGCGGGCAAGGTGACGATTCGCGTGGAAGGCACGGCCGAGCACGGCATCGCCACGATTTGGGATGCCGACGTGCTGATTTGGGCGGCCTCGCAGATCGTGGAGGCGAAGGATGCGGGCCTGCGGCCATCGCGGCTGATCCGTGCAACGCCCTACGAGATCCTGCGCTTCATCGGGCGCGGCAAGTCGCTGCGCGACTACCAGCGCCTCAAAGCGGCCTTGGATCGCCTGCAATCGACCACGGTGGCCACGTCCATCCGCGAGACAACCGGGCGACGCCTGCACCGCTTCTCGTGGATCAACGAATGGAAGGAACTGGCCGATGCCAGCGGCACGCCGCTGGGCATCGAGCTGATCTTGCCGGACTGGTTCTATACGGGCGTGCTGGATGCCGCCCTGGTGCTGACCATCGACCCGGCGTATTTCCGGCTGACCGGCGGCATCGAGCGATGGCTGTACCGGCTGGTGCGCAAGCACGGCGGCAAGCAGGCATACGGCTGGCAGTTCGATTTCCGCTACCTGCACCAGAAATCCGGCAGCACCGCCAAGCCCTACGACTTCGCCTGCGACCTGCGCACGCTTGTCGCGCGGCAGTCGCTGCCCGGTTACGTTCTGGGCATCGAGCGGATGCCGGACAGCGGCGCCGAGCTGCTGACCTTCCGGCCCGTGCCGCATACGGCACGGGGATAA